The sequence below is a genomic window from Williamwhitmania taraxaci.
ACGGTCTGCGGAATAGTCTTGTTTATAAAATGGTTGATAAAATGTTCATATTAATATCAAAGTAAAGCGGAGAAGCGTGATTTATTGTGGTAGTTTTGCTTGTTGTAAGGAATATGCTGCTATGAGAGAAGAAGGCGATTATAATCGAGGAACAGAGGGTGATACGCGAGAGGTTATTCGACGGTATGAGGATATGCTTCGGAGCAGTTCAACGTACTATTTTGATGTATTTGAGTTCGAGAATATTATTGACCATTACCTCGATTTGCATAATGCGCCAGGGGCGGGTGTCGCAGCCGAAATTGCGCGCCAACAGCATCCTTATTCCTCCGAGTTGCAGCTCAAACATGCCGAAATCCTGATTGCCGACAAAAAGTTTGAAGAGGCAACAGCACTGCTCGACTTGCTTGCTCAAATCGAACCGCATAATCCAGACGTTATGCTCCTTCTTGGTAAGTTATATTTGGCTCAAAAATGGGGACTTAAAGCTAATAGTTACTTCAAAAAAGCACTAGCCGAGAATCTCGAGAATCGAACTGAAATCTTAGGCAATATTTGTAGTATGTTCCTTGAGAAAGGAGATACCAAATCGGCTTTGCCCTACCTAGAAATTGCGATTAGTGAGGATACTGACAATGAAAATCTTTGGTTCGACCTTGCATATTGCTACGACAGGGAGGGTAAAACACCCGAGGCCATCAATGGTTATATCCGTTACCTTAATTACGACCCTTTTAATGATTCTGCCTGGTACAACCTCGGCTTGCTCTACTCTCGCGAAGATGAGCATGAAAAAGCCTTAGATGCATTTGAGTTCTGTGTTGCCATTATTGCAGAGATACCAATCTATATCTTAAGTTTAGCCCATACGCTGGCTACCCTTGAGCGCTATCCAAAAGCAATTGAACTATTTAAGGAACTGCTTGAGACAGATCCTGAAAACGTAAATGCTCTGT
It includes:
- a CDS encoding tetratricopeptide repeat protein, with amino-acid sequence MREEGDYNRGTEGDTREVIRRYEDMLRSSSTYYFDVFEFENIIDHYLDLHNAPGAGVAAEIARQQHPYSSELQLKHAEILIADKKFEEATALLDLLAQIEPHNPDVMLLLGKLYLAQKWGLKANSYFKKALAENLENRTEILGNICSMFLEKGDTKSALPYLEIAISEDTDNENLWFDLAYCYDREGKTPEAINGYIRYLNYDPFNDSAWYNLGLLYSREDEHEKALDAFEFCVAIIAEIPIYILSLAHTLATLERYPKAIELFKELLETDPENVNALCSIGECYEKLGESVLAISYYDRTILLDPENAEAYYGLAVIHMEKGNYFESLTMVKLCLKYDDVNPEYWFGLGKVYHKLGSIPESVKAYEKAILLDEEDVDSIAGLAYIYIEQHDEERALRNFLRCVEISEEVEFLVQAAIIEVRKGMRTQAFEHLQRAITIDEEAGVDFFNEYPELKNLDDLL